CAGACCGCAGCATCGTCATGGACCCACAAGTGGCGGACCTCTGGAAAAGACTGAAAAGAAAGGGCTGGCTGGCCGATCTGCCAGCCGAGGCGATTGTGCTCGATGGTAATACCGAGCGCCTGGAGCAGTATCTTCCAGGCACACACAGGCTCTTCCGCTTCTCCCTTCCCCAAGAAGCGGCCCGTCGCTGGCTGGAAGATTCCATATTTGTCGAAGGCCAGCGCGAAAAGCTTTTGCGCTGGCCCCGTTTGCCAGCGTCGTTGAATGGCACTTTCACGGCAGCGAACAACTGCACCGTCATCGTTTCGGGTGTGAATGGAGAAACCGTGCAAGTGGTGGTATTTCAACGTTCGATCCCACCAGATGAACCCGGAAAGAACCGACCGTTTCAGAAACCACGCCCGTTTCGCCCCATCTTGATTGCGCCAGATGAATCGCAGGAGCCACTGCCTGCAGGCAGACTGGCTCCTGAGTACCATGGAAAGGGTTTCACTCAGGCTGAAGCCATGCCCACATTGGAAGTGGCCTTGCCAACGCTGCGCCCCGAGATCTCTCCGCAGGAGGTGCCGCTGCCGACCTTTCGGCCGGAACCGGGCCAGCACAGACTGCGAGTGGCTGAACCACTTTCCGTTTCATTGCCCCAACTTCCTCATCCCGTGGATCGTTTCAAAGGAGAACTCAGCGAAGAGTCTCAAAAAGCAATTACGCGTAGCTATCGATTAACTCAGATGCACAGCTTACTCATCAGCAGCCGCATGCAGCAGGCTTTAATCGTCAAGCCGCCGAAGGCCTAGGAAATGAAAACAGGAGAAGCGGTGCCGCTTCACTGCATCAGCAGCCCGCTGTCCGTGAGCCACTCCGTGAAACGCGTGGGCCAGCGGGAGGCGGCGGTGGGTTTCGCGTCGTGCTTGTAGCCAAAGCCGTGGCCGGCATTCGCAAAAATGTGCAGCTCGGCCTTCACCCCAGCAGCCTTGTATTTGAGATAGAGGGTGGCCATGCCTTCGGAGATGTCCTGGCGGTCACTGTAACCAGCGGCGATGAAGAGCGGGGGCATGCCCTTTTTGGCATCAAAGAGGCCGGAGGTGCCGGGGTAGATCAGGGCCTGGAAATCCGGGCGGCTGCTCTGCTGCTCGATGATGTCGGCGGATTCTTTGTTTCCAGGATCATTGGTCATGGCGGCAAAAGCGGCCAGCTCGCCACCAGCGGAGAAGCCCAGGATGCCGATGCGATCCGGCTGGATGTGCCACTCGGCGGCACGGGCGCGCACGGTTCGGATGGCGCGGCGGGCGTCGGCCATGGCGTGGTCCTGAATGGTATAGGTGCTGCCTTTTTCGCGGGCCAGGCGGTATTTAAGCACAAAGGCGGCGATGCCGTGCTCACGGAACCACTCTCCGAGTGCATAGCCTTCGTGGCCCAGACAGAGCTTGGAATGGCCGCCACCGGGGCAGATGATGACGGCGGTACCGGTGGCTTTGTCAGCCGCAGGCACAAAGGGGGTGATCGAGGGATTGTGCACATTGCACACGTTGCTGCCCTCAGTGGTTTCCGGCTCAGCGGCGCGGGCCTCGGAGCCAGGGGCTCCTTTGGGCCAGAGGGGCAGGGCAGCATGGGTGTCTGCGGCAGAGCAGAGCGCGGCGGGCAGGAGCAGGAGGCTGGCGAGAAGGGTGCGGTTCATGGCAAAGCTGGGTGAAATGTAACGCTGAGAAAGCCGAAGTTTGCCAGAAATCATCGCATGATTGACAAATCAAAGAGTACCGCTAGTGTCGCGCCCCCTCTTTTCGAGGGAGGCCGTGACTTGTCCGGTCTGAATCCACTGCTTCCCACTTTCACCACCCCACAAGCCCATGCCAAAGACATTCAGGACCTACCAGCCTTCCAAGCGCACGCGCAAGCAGCAGTTTGGTTTCCGCGCCCGCACGAAGACCGCGAACGGCCGTGACATCCTTCGCCGCCGCCGCCGCGCCGGACGCAAGCGTCTCCTGCCCAAGGGCGTCGAGGTTCACTTCAAGCGTCACACCCAGCAGCACGCGTAGTCTGCTGCGGCGCGCCCCTCCCCATGCGCCTTCCCTCAAACCTGCGGATGAAGCTCGCGCGTGATTTCGCGTGTGTGAAAACGCAGGGAGCCAGCCAGGCTGGAAAATATCTGGTGCTCGGAGCATTGCGTGTGGAGGCGCTCGAAGAGTTTCAGTTTGGCCTCATCACTGGGGGTCGGCTGGGCAATGCCGTGGTGAGAAACCGCATCCGCCGCCTGCTGCGTGAGATCATTCGTGCACACCGTGCAGAGGTTCTCCCCGGGTGGCAGATGGTCATCATCGCCCGCTGGCGTGCACCCCAGGCCACACTGCAAGAACTGGAAAACGACTGGCTGCGGCTGGCACGGCGCATGAGCCTGCTAAAACCCAAGACCTCGGCCCCGCCGCGTTCACCTGCACCATGAAGTGGCTCATCCGCATCCTTATCCGCGGCTACCAGGTGTTTCTCTCCCCCGTCATTCACGCCATTGGCGGTCCCGGCTCCGGATGCCGGTACACCCCCTCCTGCTCCCGGTATTTCCTGGAGGCGGTGGAGACCCACGGGGTGCTCCGCGGCAGTTGGTTGGGCATCTGCCGCATTTGCCGCTGCAACCCCTGGGGTGGCCACGGGCATGACCCGGTACCTGCCAGGAAATGACTCTCCCAGACGAGGAATGACGATTTTTCTTCAACAGTGTAATGGCAGCCGGGCTTTCCCCAGGCATGGGTGCGCCCGTCATTCTCCCGCCCCCTCTCATTGTTCGCTCGACGGCAGGCCAATCCGGCTGCACATGCCGTCTTTCACTAATTCTCTTCCCCCCACCCTTAGCTAAATTTCATGGACCGTAAAAGTTGGATCGTCGTGACGCTGTGTGTCATCCTCATGGGGGTGAACTGGCACTACATGCAGGAAAACCAGAAGCTTCAGCAGGCCGAGGCCGCACGTAAAAAACAGGAAGAAGTGGCCAAAAAAGCGGCCCAGGCCGCAGAGGCCAAGGCCACATCACCCGCCGCAAGTGCCACTACCACAGCCGCTCCCGCAGCCGCCGAGCTTCCAGAAGAAAAGCACTCCCTCAAGGTGGGCACCGTCACGTTTGAGCTCAGCTCCAAAGGCGGCGGCATATCCCGCGCTGTACTGGCTGGCACCGATAAGGTGACGCTCAACGTAAACGGCCTGGAGCCCATCGGTGCCCTGCGCCGCGAGGCCGCCGGACTCGACACCATCGCCTACAAGCTGACCGCCAAGAGCGACAAGAGCGCTACCTTTGAAGGCACCAGCAAGGAAGGCATCCTCGTCACCAAGACCTACACGCTGACCGAAGGTGCCGAGGGGGATGAGCACTTGGTGGACCTCAAGGTCACGCTGAAAAATACGGGTACCACCCAGCACCGTTCCGAGGAGTACTACCTCTATGCTGGTGCCGCCAGCGCCATCAAGCACGACGACGCTCGCTATGACGGCTTCTTCTGGAACAACGCTGGAGACACCGACAAGCATCTCTCCAACTACTATGCCAAGGGCTTCTTCAGCGACGCCCCCACGGAGTTTAAAAACTCCTACAGCGCCCTGCGCTACACGGGCGTGATGACGCGCTTCTACACGCACATCCTCACCCGCATCGCAGAGAAGGATGCCTCCGCCAAATTCTGGTCCTCCCGTCGCAAGCTGGCCCAGCCCATCGACACCGCCCACGCCACGCGCACTGACATCGAGGACTACGCCTACGATGCCGCCATGGGCCTGCCGGTGGTGGATCTGGCCCCGGGAGCCTCCGTCACCGAGAGCTACCAGATTTACCTTGGCCCGAAGGAGTACGACCGCCTCGCCCGCATCGGCCACCAGCGCAGCTACGCGATGTTCTACGGCTACTTCAAGATTGTGAGCATCGCGCTCTCAAAGGTCATGCGCTGGATGCACGACATCAGCGGCAGCTGGGGTCTGGCCGTCATCCTGCTCACCATCTTCGTCCGTCTCTGCCTCTGGCCCATCCACGCCAAGTCCACCATGACCATGAAGCGCATGGGTCTGCTGGGGCCAAAAATGAAAGAGCTGCAGGAGAAGTACAAGGACAATCCCCAGCAGCAGCAGATGGAGGTGATGAAGCTCTACAAGGACTACGGCGTGAACCCGCTCGGAGGCTGCCTGCCGCTCTTCCTGCAGTTCCCCATCTTCATCGGTCTTTACAGCGTGCTGGAAGTGGCCGCCGAGCTGCGCGGCCAGTCCTTCTGGTGGGTTCGCGACCTCGCGGCCGCAGACACCCAGGGCCAGCTCCTCGGCTTCAACATCAACCCCCTCCCGCTCATCATGGGTCTGACCATGGTGGCGCAGATGAAGCTGACCCCGCAGCCTGCCACGGTGGACAAGACCCAGCAGCGCATCTTCATGTTCATGCCGCTGTTCTTCCTGTGGATCAGCTATGACTTCGCCGCCGCGCTGGCCCTCTACTGGTCCACGCAGAACATCTTCAGCATCTTCCAGACCCGCGTCATGAAGCTCTACATGCCCGAGCCCAAACTGGAAAAAGTGGCCGCAAAACCCGCAGCCAAGCCCGCTGCAGCCAACGGCAACAATCCCTTCTTCAACCCCGGCGGTGCGCCGCAGAAGGAGAAGAAAAAGGGAGGCAACAAGCCCCCGCGCCTCGGAGGCTAGAAGACCAAATCCCTGCCATCTGGGCAGGAAGAGTGCTGTCTCGTGACGAACAACGGCGTCCATCCGAAGGTCGGATGACGCCTCTGGCAGACCGCCGCTTTGCCTTCTGACGGGCGTTATCATGGCGATTGTTTCATCCATCGAATTTATTCGTTCGTCATTTCCCCCCTTACCGGCTAAAACGTCATAGTCCCTGCGCGTCATGACTCCCCTCGAACACGCCCACCACATTCTCGACACCATGCTCGGCTACCTGGGCTTTGTGGTCCAGATCGAGGATGACAACGGCCCGGACGGCCCCACGCTGCAGGTGCTCACAGACGACTCCGACGCCCTCATCGGCCGCCGCGGAGAGACACTGGAGGACATCCAGTACCTCGTGAACCGCGTGCTCCAGCGCCACATCAAGGACGCACCGCGTATCCGCGTGGACGTGGAGTTTTACCGCTCCATGCGGGAGGACAAGATGATCGCGCGCGCCAAGGAGCTGGGAGAACGCGTGCGCGCCACCGGCCAGAGCGCCGACTTGCCGCCCATGAACAGCTACTACCGGCGGCTGATCCACAACGTGTTTGTAAACGACCCCGAGGTCATGAGCGTGAGCTTGGACGGCGCGGCGCGTTTCAAACGCATCGTGCTCAAAAAACGCGACAGCTAGCGGCCTCCGAACGCATTTCGTCCCCCCCGCGAACGAAGGAAAACAAGCTTCGTTCTTTACTCGCGACGCGATTCTGAGTTATTTTTTCTAACCCGCGCAAAATTGCCGCGCACTCGTCAACATCTTCCCTCCCAACACCCTCGCAGCTCCCATGAAATTGAGTCGTTACCCATCTGCCGTCATTGCCCTTGCCTGCAGTGCCGGATTTTTGCACGCCGACGTCGTGACCCTCAAGGACGGCAAAAAGCTCGAAGGCAACATCCTTTCCGAGACGCCCACCTCCATCCGCATGAAGTACCGCCTCACACCCAAGATCTGGGATGAGCGCGAGTTTCAGCGCAGCGAGATCGCCGAAGGCGGCATCCTCAAGCAGAAGCCCGAAGAGGTGGAAATCCTCGAGCTCCGCAAGTTCAGCCCCACCCCGGACCTGATGACGGCTGAAAAGTACGAGCAGCTCATCCAGGACCGCCTGCGTCCGTTTGTGAACCGCTACCCCGGCACCAAGGAAGCCGCCGAGGTGGAAGAAATGATCAAAGTGGCACAGGAGGAGAAGGAAAAAGTGGTGGCCGGCGGCGCCAAGCTCGAAGGCAAATGGCTCTCCCGTGAAGAGGCCAAGGCCGAGGCCCTGAACATCAAGGCCTTCGGAATTGCCGCCGCACTCCATGAGAAGGCCGAAGCCAAAGACTACTCCGGCGCGCTCAAGGAGTTCGACAAGCTCACCGACCCCCGCACCGGACTTCCTGCCTCCATCTACTACCCCAAGACCGTGGAGGAGATTCTTGGCGTGCTGAAGTCTTATGAGGGCCAGGTCAACCAGATGATCAGCAATCAGCCGACGCTGCAGAAAATGCGCGAAGACAGCACCAAGAAGCTGATCGAGCCCGACCTTTCACGCCTGAATGACGCCATCAAACGCGAAAAAGAAAACTGGAAGAACACCTTCGAAGAGGAACGCAAGGTCACCCGCTGGTTCACACCCTACAAGTACGACCTGGAAAGTCTCAAGGTGCTCGCCAAGACCATTACCGATGAGATTGACCGCCTCAAAGCCATCGATCTTCCCAGCATCACCCGCGTAAATGCAGCCCTTGCCGAAGTCATGCGCGCAGATGCCAAAGCAGCGACTGACAGAGCAGCACTCCCCAAAATGGCGGAAGCCATCGTGGCAGGAGAGACGGCCGCGGCCACCGTCAATCCCAGCAGCAGAGAATTCTATCGCGCCTTCTTTGGCAGCTACCGCGAGCGCTACACCTACTTCTCTCAGACGGTCGGTGCCGCCTCTGGACAAATGCAGCCTGCCGCAGCCGGCTCCGCTGGTGGCTCCTCCGCCATCGCAGGAACAGCCACTCCGACGACGGATGACAAAGTGGCCGCCGCCTTGGCCGCTGCTACTGCACCGGCACAGCCTGCCGCTGCTCCCGCCGCACAACCCGGTGCTGCAGCTCCTGCTGCCATGCCAGCGGCACAGCCTGGCGCTTATCCTCAGCAGGCTGGCTACCCGCAGCAACAGGCAGGTTATCCGCAGCAGCAGGCCGGCTATCCTCAAGGCTACACCCAGCCTCAGGCCGCCGCACCCGCTGCTGCCGCCGAAGAGGAAGGCATGGGCCTCATGACCATGATCTACATCGTCGTAGCCGTCGTGGCACTGGTGGTTCTGGGTGCCGTCCTTCTGAAAAAGAAGAAGAAGTAAGCCCCCTCCTATCTCCCTTGGGTGCAGCGCTTGTCACTAGCGCTGCACCTTTTTTTGCCGTTCTGGCCCGCTGAAACTCTCCATCGCACCGCAGATGCGTGGATAGCAGAAACCGGGTCTGAAGGCGGAGGCACGAGCCGACGGAGGGGGGACCCCCGCCTGCAGCGTGTTCGTGGATCTGCGAAGGCGCATGTCACTGCAGGAGAGTATGGGATCGGCACAATCACACTCCTTTTCCAGAACGCTGGCTGGCCGATATGAAACACCCGTATGACCCGTTTTCAGCTGCGCGTGGTATTAGCTCTGGGTGCTGGCTGAGAGGCACACTGCACCGCCCCAATCCTCGGCATGCAAACACAAAAAGGGAGGGCCGTAAGCCCTCCCTCTTAAACACGATGAAAAAGCTTCCTTGAAAGAAGCAATTAGCTTTCGCTCTGGACCTGGTCCTTGACGGACATGGCGTCCTTGCCCTGGCGCTGGCGGAGGTAGTGCAGACGGGCGCGGCGCACACGGCCGGACTTCGTCACTTCCACCTTGGCCACCTTGGGGCTGTGCAGGGGGAACACGCGCTCCACGCCTTCGCCGTAGGAAATCTTGCGGACGGTGAACGCCTCGTTGATGCCATGGCCTTTGCGGGCGATGACGATGCCTGCGAAGATCTGGATACGTTCCTTGTCACCTTCCACGACTCGGGTGTGAACCTTGACGGTGTCGCCCACGTTGAAAGCGGCGACTTCCTTCTTCAGCTGTTCTTGATTGATCTTTTCGATGATGTTGCTCATGACACACTCCTAAACCTGCGCTGCGCAAGGCCTTCAAACAGTCCGGCCGGGGGCGAGGGGCGGTGAAGTTGGCGAGTTCCTGGCATTTGGCAACCGGTTTTTCCCTGCACTGGAAACCACGCCGTTCCGCGCCTATAGAAATCACCCCCTCTTTACCATGGAATCCACCACTTTAGCCCTGATCCATGCCGCCATCACCGAAGATGTCGGCTCTGGAGACCTCACCTCCCTGTATTTCACCCCGGAAAACTCCCGTTCCAGGGCTGAAATCGTGGCCCGTGAGCCCGGCGTCGTCTCAGGGGCGGAGGTGGCCCGCACCGTCTTTCTCACGATCGACCCCACCCTGGAGGTGGAGGTCTGCCTGCCTGACGGCAGCTCCTTTGAGCGCGGCGGCGTGCTCATGAAGATCGCAGGCAGCACCCGCTCCCTCCTCACGGCAGAGCGCACCGCACTGAATTTCCTGCAGCGCCTCTGCGGCGTAGCCGCCCAGGCAAGGCGTTATGTAGAAGCGGTAAAACCGCACCCCGTGCAGATCTGGGACACCCGCAAGACCACCCCCGGCTGGCGCCTGCTGGAAAAGACTGCCGTGCGCCACGGCGGCGGCACCAATCACCGCATGGGCCTTTACGACCATGTCATGGTCAAGGACAATCACCTCGCCGCCAACAGCGATCTCCCTTCGCTCCAGGCCGCCATCCATAAACTGCGCTCCGAACGCCCCGGCGTGCGTGTCCAGCTGGAAGCCGACACCCTGGACCAAGTAGCCGGCTTCCTCACGCTGGAAGGTGTGGACATGCTGCTGCTGGACAATATGGGCCCCGAAAAACTGCGCGAAGCCGTGCAGATGGTGGGCGGAAAGCTCTGGCTGGAGGCCAGCGGCGGCATCACCCTGGAAACGATCAAGGACGTGGCTGCCACCGGAGTAAACGCCATCTCCGTGGGCGCGCTCACGCACTCCAGCCGTGCGCTGGACCTAGGATTGGATCTTTACGGCTCCTAGCACCTGCTTGGGGCCGAGGAGCGGAAATCCCGGCTTTGCCCCCGGCGGTGCCGTGATACACTCGCATGCATGAAGACGCTTTTGCTTTCCGCCTTCTCCCTCCTTGCAGGTGCTGGACTGCTCCACGCAGCCTTGCCGGGGGCTGAATCACTGGCCAGGCTCATCACCCGCGAGTTTGACACCAACTCAGACGAAACCCTCGACCAGGGCGAGTGGCAGGGCGGCATTGCCCGCAGCTTTGACCGCCTGGATAAAAACCTCGACAGCTCCATCAAGGCGGAGGAGGTGGACGCGCTGCAGGGAGATCTGGCTGAGGAAGCCGGAAACCTCGGCGGCACGATCATCGTGGCGCTGATCAAGCAGGTGCTGATGTCTCTCGATCAAGACGGCGACAAAGCCGTGAGCCGCAAGGAATACGACGCTCTCACAGACAGCATCTTCACCCGGCTGGACGCCGACAAAAACGCCAGCCTCACGCTCTCAGAACTGGCCGACCTGCCCGTGAAAATGGTCACAAAGTAAAGAAACAAGCGTACACATCGCATCTGGTTCACTATTCGGACCAGCGGGTTTGGCGCGAAAGCAAACCGCGCCTCCCGTACTCTCCGGCACTATGACCAGCCGCCGCCACTTCCTCACCACCGCCGCCCTCGCCGTTCCTTTCATCGCACGCGGTGCTTCCGCACCTGTGGCAAAGATCCTCGAAACGAAGGTCATCTCCCAGCAGCCGGAGTTTTACCACGGCTGGCCCACCGTGGCGCGCCGGCAGAATGGCGAGCTGTGGCTCTCATGGTCCGGCGGCCGTGAGTCTCATGTGTGCCCCTTTGGCCAGGTGCATGCCATGACCTCCAAAGACAACGGCACCACCTGGACCTGGCCGCGCGTGCTGCTGGACACCGCCACCGATGACCGCGACTCCGGCGTGCTCGAAACCTCCAAAGGCTCCCTCATCGTCACCACCTTCACCTCGCTGGCCTATGAGGACTCCTTTAAAAAAGCCGCCGCCATGGCGGAGCTCACAGACAAGGGCTGGGTCTCCAAGGCCATGCCTGCGGAGCGCTATGCCAAATGGAAGGCCGCGCACGAGCGCCTCAGTGATGAAGAACGCAAAGCCGAGCTCGGCGAATGGGTGATCCGCTCCACCGACGGCGGCAAATCCTGGTCCACCCGCATCCCCACCATCGTGAACAGTCCGCACGGCCCCATCCAGCTCAAAGACGGCCGCCTGCTCTACGCGGGCAAGCAGCTCTGGACCCAGGACAAGAAGATCGGCGTCGCCGAGTCCAAAGACGACGGCCAGACCTGGCAATGGCTCGCGGAAATCCCCACCCGCAAAGGCGATACCGCCTCGAATTCCTATCACGAACTCCACGCTGTGGAGGCCGCAGACGGCACCCTCATCGCTCAGATCCGCAATCACAACACCGCCAACAAAGGCGAGACCCTGCAAACAGAATCCAAGGACGGCGGCAAGACCTGGAGCGAGCCCCACAGCATCGGCGTCTGGGGCCTGCCCTCCCATCTGCTCCGTCTGCGCGATGGCCGCCTGCTCATGACCTACGGCCACCGCCGCAAGCCCTTCGGCAATCAGGCTCGCGTCAGCACAGACAACGGCCAGACCTGGAGCGAGCCCATGATCCTCTCCGGAGACGGCATCGGCGGCGACCTCGGCTACCCCAGCACGGTGGAGCTGGCAGACGGCACACTGCTCTCCGTCTGGTACGAAACCATGAAAGACCCCAAGCTCGCCGTCCTCCGTCAGGCCACCTGGCGCATCGAGTGAGGATTGATGCTCTCTTCCTGCCAAGTCTGATCCTGCCATGAAATTTGCTCTGCTTCTGTCCAGCCTGCTTGTCTTGCGGTATCCGCTGCAAGCGCAGACCCAGACGCATGCACAGCTCAAACTCACCGTGCCGCTTGAGCATCAGGTTTTTCAGCGCAGCAGCAAGGACAAGGGCAGCATCCAAATAGCCGGCAGCGCTGCTGCCTCCGTCATCGAGGCACGCATCGGCTCTGGCGGCGCTTGGCAGCGGCTCGATGCAAAGTTCGAAGCCGGTCATTTCACCGCCGTTTTGGAAGCACCCGCCGGCGGCTGGTTCCAGCTTGAAGTGCGCGCATCAGAAGCTGGCGCTGTGCTTGCTGCAGCCACCGTCGAACACATCGGCATTGGCGAGGTGTTTGTCGTCGCCGGTCAGTCAAACTCGGCGAATCACGGAGCCGAAAAGCAGCACAACCAAGGTTCCTTCGCATCCTTCGATGGCCGAAGCTGGCATGTCACGGATGACCCGCAGCCCGGTGGCAGCGGAAATGGCGGCAGTTTCATGCCGCCGCTGGGCAATGCCCTGGCCGCGAAGCTGGGCGTGCCTGTGGGTTTCATCCCCTGTGGCATCGGAGCTACCAGTGTGCGCGAGTGGCTGCCCAAAGGTGCCACGTTTCCAAATCCGCCCACCATCGAATCGCGCGTGCAAAAGCTCCCCAATGGAGAATGGGAGAGCAAGGGGCAGGCCTACGACACGCTGGTGCAGCGCATGAAGTCAGCCGGTCCCCACGGCTTCCGCGCTGTGCTCTGGCATCAGGGCGAGAGCGATGCCAATCAGAAGGACCCGACACGCACGCTGCCTGGAAAGCTGTATCGCGAGTCTCTGGAGAAAATCATTCGCACCTCACGCCAGGAGATTGGCTGGGAGGCGCCATGGTTCGTCGCACAGGTCAGCTATCATGTGCCGGGAGACGAAGCATCTCCGGACATCCGCGCAGCGCAGGCGTCGTTGTGGCAGGATGATGTCGCGTTGCAAGGTCCGGACAGCGACGCGCTCAAAGGCGATCTCCGCGAGCGCAATGGCCAGGGCGTGCACTTCAGCGGCGCAGGCCTGCGCGAGCATGGCGCACGCTGGGCCGCTCAGATCATCCCCTGGCTGGAGAAGCAGCTCAAATGATTCACAAGTGGCTGCGTGCAGGGCCTGATGAAGAAGGAGCGAGCGGAACAAGCGTTGCATCATCCCAGCCGGACGTCACGTTCTGCTTTCATGAAGCATCTGCGCCTCTTCCTTTTAATCGTCACTTCCACCGCCTTGGCGGAATCCAACTGGCCTCAGTTTCGCGGCGAAGGCGGGCTGGGCATCGGCACGGGTAAGCCGCCGGTGGAATTCAATGCGCAGAAAAATGTGAAGTGGCAGGTGGAGGTGCCTTTCGGCCATTCATCTCCCTGCATCTGGCAGGACAAGATCGCGCTCACAGGTCTCGATGCCGGCAAGCTGATCACTCTCTGCCTCAGCCGCACGGACGGGCACGAGCTGTGGCGCGCTGCAGCCCCGGCGGAGAAGGTCGAAGGGGCGCACCGCATCGGCAGCCCGGCCACGCCGACGTGCTGCACGGATGGCACCCACCTCATCGCTTACTTTGGCTCCTACGGCGTGCTGGGCTATGACTGGAATGGAAAGGTGCTGTGGCAGAAGCCCCTGCCACCACCCATCGTGGAGTTTGGCACCAGCGCCTCGCCGATCATCGCGGATGGCAAAGTCATCATTGTGGCGGATCAGGATGTAGGCAGCTACATGATCGCGCTGGATGTGAAGACAGGAGCACAGGTGTGGCGCGTGGACCGCAGCGAATTCCGCCGCAGTTTTTCCACGCCCTTCATCTGGCGGCATGATGGCATCGAGGAGCTGGTGGTGAGCGGCTCTCTCTGGACGCGCAGCTACGATCTCAAAGATGGCAAACAGCGCTGGTCCGCCGGCGGCATGGCGCGTGTCTCCAACACCAGCCCCACTGCCTTGGGAGACGTGCTCCTCGTCTGCGGCTGGAACATGGGCGGAGATCCCGATGACCGTGTGGAGATGGAAGCCTTTGATTCCTTCATGGCTGCCAATGACGCAGACAAAAACGGCACGCTCAGCGAGATGGAATTTCCCGCAGGCCCGCTGCGCGACCGCTTCACCATCATCGACGCCGACAAGGACGGCAAAGTCACGCAGGCGGAGTATGACGCCATGCGCGCCATCTTTGCCCAGGCGGCCAACCAGCTCTTTGCCATCAAGGCCGGCGGCAGCGGCGACATCACCGAGACCCACGTGATCTGGCGGCAGACAAAGCACCTGCCCTATGTGTTCTCTCCCGTAGTGGCCAACGGCCGCCTCTTCACCGTCAAGGGCGGCGGCCTCGCCTCAGCCTATGATGCCAAAAGCGGCAGCCCCCTTTTCCAAGGCGAGCGCCTCGATGCCTCTGGCGAATACTACGCCTCAGCCGTGACCGCCGACGGCCATGTGTACGTGACCTCCCAGCGCGGCGTCATCTCCGTGCTGGATGCCGCAAGCGACACGCTGAAGGTGCTGGCCAGAAATGACATGAGAGCCCCCGTCTTTGCCTCGCCTGCAATCGTGGATGGTGTGATCTATGTGCGCACCAACAAGCAGCTCTGCGCGTTTGGTCATTGACCGATGCGCTCATTCCGCAGCAGCAGCCAGAACACGGCGGCAACAATGTAGAGCGCGCCAAAGCCGCCCAGCACCGCATCCCA
Above is a window of Prosthecobacter vanneervenii DNA encoding:
- a CDS encoding alpha/beta hydrolase — its product is MNRTLLASLLLLPAALCSAADTHAALPLWPKGAPGSEARAAEPETTEGSNVCNVHNPSITPFVPAADKATGTAVIICPGGGHSKLCLGHEGYALGEWFREHGIAAFVLKYRLAREKGSTYTIQDHAMADARRAIRTVRARAAEWHIQPDRIGILGFSAGGELAAFAAMTNDPGNKESADIIEQQSSRPDFQALIYPGTSGLFDAKKGMPPLFIAAGYSDRQDISEGMATLYLKYKAAGVKAELHIFANAGHGFGYKHDAKPTAASRWPTRFTEWLTDSGLLMQ
- the rnpA gene encoding ribonuclease P protein component encodes the protein MRLPSNLRMKLARDFACVKTQGASQAGKYLVLGALRVEALEEFQFGLITGGRLGNAVVRNRIRRLLREIIRAHRAEVLPGWQMVIIARWRAPQATLQELENDWLRLARRMSLLKPKTSAPPRSPAP
- the yidD gene encoding membrane protein insertion efficiency factor YidD, yielding MKWLIRILIRGYQVFLSPVIHAIGGPGSGCRYTPSCSRYFLEAVETHGVLRGSWLGICRICRCNPWGGHGHDPVPARK
- a CDS encoding YidC/Oxa1 family insertase periplasmic-domain containing protein, with product MDRKSWIVVTLCVILMGVNWHYMQENQKLQQAEAARKKQEEVAKKAAQAAEAKATSPAASATTTAAPAAAELPEEKHSLKVGTVTFELSSKGGGISRAVLAGTDKVTLNVNGLEPIGALRREAAGLDTIAYKLTAKSDKSATFEGTSKEGILVTKTYTLTEGAEGDEHLVDLKVTLKNTGTTQHRSEEYYLYAGAASAIKHDDARYDGFFWNNAGDTDKHLSNYYAKGFFSDAPTEFKNSYSALRYTGVMTRFYTHILTRIAEKDASAKFWSSRRKLAQPIDTAHATRTDIEDYAYDAAMGLPVVDLAPGASVTESYQIYLGPKEYDRLARIGHQRSYAMFYGYFKIVSIALSKVMRWMHDISGSWGLAVILLTIFVRLCLWPIHAKSTMTMKRMGLLGPKMKELQEKYKDNPQQQQMEVMKLYKDYGVNPLGGCLPLFLQFPIFIGLYSVLEVAAELRGQSFWWVRDLAAADTQGQLLGFNINPLPLIMGLTMVAQMKLTPQPATVDKTQQRIFMFMPLFFLWISYDFAAALALYWSTQNIFSIFQTRVMKLYMPEPKLEKVAAKPAAKPAAANGNNPFFNPGGAPQKEKKKGGNKPPRLGG
- a CDS encoding Jag family protein; this encodes MTPLEHAHHILDTMLGYLGFVVQIEDDNGPDGPTLQVLTDDSDALIGRRGETLEDIQYLVNRVLQRHIKDAPRIRVDVEFYRSMREDKMIARAKELGERVRATGQSADLPPMNSYYRRLIHNVFVNDPEVMSVSLDGAARFKRIVLKKRDS
- a CDS encoding PTPDL family protein, with amino-acid sequence MKLSRYPSAVIALACSAGFLHADVVTLKDGKKLEGNILSETPTSIRMKYRLTPKIWDEREFQRSEIAEGGILKQKPEEVEILELRKFSPTPDLMTAEKYEQLIQDRLRPFVNRYPGTKEAAEVEEMIKVAQEEKEKVVAGGAKLEGKWLSREEAKAEALNIKAFGIAAALHEKAEAKDYSGALKEFDKLTDPRTGLPASIYYPKTVEEILGVLKSYEGQVNQMISNQPTLQKMREDSTKKLIEPDLSRLNDAIKREKENWKNTFEEERKVTRWFTPYKYDLESLKVLAKTITDEIDRLKAIDLPSITRVNAALAEVMRADAKAATDRAALPKMAEAIVAGETAAATVNPSSREFYRAFFGSYRERYTYFSQTVGAASGQMQPAAAGSAGGSSAIAGTATPTTDDKVAAALAAATAPAQPAAAPAAQPGAAAPAAMPAAQPGAYPQQAGYPQQQAGYPQQQAGYPQGYTQPQAAAPAAAAEEEGMGLMTMIYIVVAVVALVVLGAVLLKKKKK
- the rplS gene encoding 50S ribosomal protein L19: MSNIIEKINQEQLKKEVAAFNVGDTVKVHTRVVEGDKERIQIFAGIVIARKGHGINEAFTVRKISYGEGVERVFPLHSPKVAKVEVTKSGRVRRARLHYLRQRQGKDAMSVKDQVQSES
- the nadC gene encoding carboxylating nicotinate-nucleotide diphosphorylase, which translates into the protein MESTTLALIHAAITEDVGSGDLTSLYFTPENSRSRAEIVAREPGVVSGAEVARTVFLTIDPTLEVEVCLPDGSSFERGGVLMKIAGSTRSLLTAERTALNFLQRLCGVAAQARRYVEAVKPHPVQIWDTRKTTPGWRLLEKTAVRHGGGTNHRMGLYDHVMVKDNHLAANSDLPSLQAAIHKLRSERPGVRVQLEADTLDQVAGFLTLEGVDMLLLDNMGPEKLREAVQMVGGKLWLEASGGITLETIKDVAATGVNAISVGALTHSSRALDLGLDLYGS